A portion of the Roseimicrobium gellanilyticum genome contains these proteins:
- a CDS encoding phage/plasmid primase, P4 family, with protein sequence MENTKKQETDQSSPKLSANENTTQAARIESLRELLGPDVILLPISAGTKYPVICGWQKTDVSEMENPCYLRDLSESGNTGVLLGDPSGGLCTIDIDSDDEVEPFLALNPRLRTTLRSKGARGEQLWVRMTSPYPAPIKFVTEAGNAWGEWRSTGNQSVIQGTHPSGNQYSFVHRAPPIEISFEDIHWPSHLKLPWVKSDFDLLTEDAGEPFSISERGTVTLNQKFFVEAFMLENRVVFDSSLGEFFLYHPDSGIWNIATVETIKRKFLERIGEVAKDSGLPSLHYRCNDHTASSLTNQLRFMAEKPGVFHNRPPAIHVKNGMICFEGDDVELRGFHPDFYSRNVCPYEYAPEAQCPQFLNELLGPALNEEDISLIQRWAGAVLMGRNDAQRMLLLLGTPGGGKSTLMTILESVIGTNNVAQLRTEQLSKPFELYAFNGKTLLSGKDVAADFMSLKSASVVKALIGGDLLEAEKKGFNNRVQIRGNFNVGITCNADLNVRLEGDVGAWFRRLLAVKYDRPPVERKIVGYAEKLLKEEGPGILRWMVEGAIKLQRELRDHGDYILTQTQLARVDLLLQQSDSVKAFVRDGIVKNPSCTLTVKYLQQGYYTYCEQQGMQPMNPKDVNAQLPRYMMEIHQAALRHDIPVGSGTQRGYKGIRLKTEVCNED encoded by the coding sequence ATGGAAAACACAAAAAAACAAGAGACAGACCAGAGCTCACCGAAGCTCTCCGCAAACGAAAACACAACGCAGGCCGCCCGTATAGAGAGCCTCAGGGAACTCCTAGGACCCGACGTCATTCTCCTGCCAATCTCCGCCGGCACAAAATACCCGGTAATCTGCGGCTGGCAGAAGACTGATGTCTCTGAGATGGAGAACCCCTGTTACCTCCGCGACCTCAGTGAATCGGGGAACACCGGGGTCCTTCTGGGTGACCCATCTGGAGGGCTGTGCACCATCGACATTGACTCCGACGATGAGGTAGAGCCCTTCCTCGCTCTCAATCCCCGCCTACGCACCACGCTTCGCTCAAAGGGCGCTCGTGGAGAGCAGTTGTGGGTTCGGATGACCTCCCCCTACCCTGCGCCTATCAAATTCGTCACAGAGGCCGGAAATGCCTGGGGCGAGTGGAGATCAACCGGCAATCAATCGGTCATCCAAGGTACCCATCCTTCAGGAAACCAGTATAGCTTCGTTCATAGAGCACCCCCGATTGAGATTTCATTCGAGGACATTCATTGGCCGTCCCACCTGAAGCTCCCATGGGTCAAATCAGATTTCGACCTCCTGACCGAAGACGCAGGTGAACCGTTCTCCATCTCCGAGAGAGGAACAGTAACGCTCAATCAGAAGTTCTTCGTTGAAGCTTTTATGCTAGAGAACCGAGTGGTATTCGACTCCTCACTTGGGGAGTTTTTCCTGTACCATCCCGATTCAGGCATTTGGAATATTGCAACGGTCGAAACCATCAAGCGAAAGTTCCTGGAAAGAATCGGCGAAGTAGCAAAAGACTCCGGCCTTCCCAGTCTACATTACCGTTGCAACGACCACACGGCGTCTTCCCTAACTAATCAGCTTCGCTTCATGGCCGAGAAACCGGGCGTGTTTCACAATCGCCCTCCTGCCATCCACGTGAAGAACGGCATGATTTGTTTTGAGGGTGATGATGTCGAACTGCGAGGATTTCACCCTGATTTCTATTCCCGCAACGTTTGTCCCTATGAGTATGCCCCCGAAGCTCAATGCCCCCAGTTCTTGAACGAACTCCTGGGGCCAGCATTGAATGAAGAAGACATCAGTCTGATACAGCGATGGGCGGGCGCAGTCTTGATGGGTAGGAACGACGCTCAACGGATGCTCCTGCTGCTGGGAACTCCTGGCGGAGGGAAGTCTACCCTGATGACTATCTTGGAAAGTGTCATCGGAACGAACAATGTGGCACAACTACGCACTGAACAATTGAGCAAACCGTTCGAGCTCTACGCCTTCAATGGGAAGACACTCTTGTCAGGTAAGGATGTAGCTGCCGATTTTATGAGTCTCAAAAGCGCAAGTGTGGTCAAAGCCTTGATTGGTGGCGATCTATTGGAAGCCGAAAAGAAGGGGTTTAACAACCGAGTTCAAATACGTGGGAACTTCAACGTGGGAATCACATGCAATGCTGATTTGAATGTGCGTCTCGAAGGTGATGTGGGTGCTTGGTTCAGACGCCTGTTGGCAGTCAAATATGACCGTCCACCTGTCGAAAGAAAGATTGTGGGCTACGCCGAAAAGCTTCTTAAAGAGGAAGGTCCCGGAATACTTCGTTGGATGGTCGAAGGCGCCATTAAGCTGCAACGGGAGCTGAGAGACCATGGGGACTACATCCTTACGCAAACCCAGCTGGCTCGCGTAGACTTGCTGCTTCAACAGTCAGACAGCGTGAAAGCATTTGTGCGCGATGGAATAGTCAAAAATCCGTCATGCACCCTGACGGTAAAATATCTTCAACAAGGGTACTATACCTATTGCGAACAGCAGGGCATGCAACCAATGAACCCGAAAGACGTAAATGCTCAGCTACCGAGGTACATGATGGAAATACATCAGGCTGCGTTAAGGCATGACATACCAGTAGGATCGGGCACTCAAAGGGGCTACAAAGGAATCAGACTCAAGACGGAGGTGTGCAATGAAGATTAA
- a CDS encoding ParB/RepB/Spo0J family partition protein, with protein MKFSSSNIDEAVSGSEYKNISPAALIPHPFNAQLYGKTDADQGLEESVREHGIRTPIIIDSKNTIISGHRRHAAAVACGLESVPVIVIARTLTENEAHERILDGNQYRTKTTEQKLREYREYRRIESEKAKLRQSTNGPEGVKKFAPAEKGKARDIAAKKVDLSGVTAAMGLKVLDKADELRRDGAIDEADELLRILNEESIHAAGEVLKTKGLQPLRARTQVSDVEDEAEGPAQTDVSGEVEDEQGEPELPHFRMQGTARKQITTGKGLNLAELGSALKAVFDAPKPAPAPYIASSSQSEAVEEDRGTEDEVIPAPPLVEEDGEPEELARRKWDAKDLDQAIDLLDNITDGLRSLDTFPAERIQEWKEFGDYFFRTLKSLGVEIDI; from the coding sequence ATGAAATTTTCATCATCAAACATCGACGAAGCAGTCTCCGGCTCCGAGTACAAGAACATCTCCCCCGCTGCCCTCATTCCCCATCCTTTCAATGCGCAGCTTTACGGGAAGACAGACGCCGACCAGGGCCTTGAAGAATCCGTACGCGAGCACGGAATCCGGACCCCCATCATCATTGATAGCAAGAACACCATCATCAGCGGCCACAGAAGGCATGCTGCAGCCGTCGCATGCGGCCTGGAATCGGTGCCTGTCATCGTCATCGCAAGGACGCTCACCGAGAATGAAGCTCATGAGAGAATCCTTGATGGAAATCAGTACAGGACGAAAACCACCGAGCAAAAGCTTCGGGAGTATCGAGAATACCGTCGCATCGAATCAGAGAAGGCCAAGCTCCGCCAATCCACCAACGGACCGGAGGGTGTGAAGAAGTTTGCACCCGCTGAAAAAGGCAAAGCTCGCGACATCGCCGCAAAGAAGGTGGACCTGTCAGGCGTCACTGCGGCCATGGGATTGAAGGTGCTGGACAAAGCAGATGAGCTCCGGCGCGACGGCGCAATCGACGAGGCTGATGAATTGCTCCGCATTCTTAATGAGGAGTCGATCCACGCCGCTGGAGAGGTCTTGAAGACAAAGGGGCTGCAACCCTTGCGCGCTCGCACGCAGGTTAGCGATGTGGAAGATGAAGCTGAAGGTCCCGCCCAAACTGATGTCTCCGGCGAGGTCGAAGACGAGCAGGGGGAACCGGAGCTCCCTCATTTTCGGATGCAAGGCACCGCTAGAAAGCAGATCACGACCGGGAAGGGGCTAAACCTAGCGGAACTCGGAAGTGCGCTGAAAGCGGTATTTGACGCGCCAAAGCCAGCCCCAGCCCCCTATATCGCGAGTTCCTCTCAGTCGGAGGCGGTCGAGGAAGACAGGGGCACTGAGGATGAGGTCATCCCTGCACCGCCTCTTGTCGAAGAGGATGGTGAACCGGAGGAGCTGGCACGCAGGAAATGGGACGCGAAGGACCTTGATCAGGCCATCGACCTTCTCGACAACATCACTGATGGCCTTCGCTCCCTCGATACTTTTCCGGCGGAGCGAATTCAGGAATGGAAAGAGTTCGGCGACTACTTCTTCCGAACCCTTAAGAGCCTGGGCGTGGAGATTGATATCTAA
- a CDS encoding DNA primase family protein yields the protein MSELIQYEIMPSADGRDGNSSLPPENEQVNTPLDAIEQREGEYFEDTEKTVLLNWTALAQRYAQHAGVCWDDNSQQLRQYSEDTGVWKPKNFHQAVREVNQLVKTLARERDIPLSKLNHKVTPQMSSKVIETLKGYSSFGDNFDHEPRLLLVKNGVLDLSGSKPKLRAPQPEDRFTAQMPVNLKPMLQCPRWVEDLLKPALKHEDDLPLLQRVLGSMLVAGNPAQGILVLTGKGGTGKSTAISVFEAIIGTHRMAHLRTEQLSTRFETHSYQGKDLLVAKDVTPDFLQNGGSSLKWLTGADRIETEQKFGGKHHLEGKFNVIVTANELPLLKIAGDAEAWLRRMIPIEFSKSPSERIANFDKVLLEEEGDGILCWLVEGYLAAREEILRTGFFSLTEEQKTRRQDFVNASQSEVVFVRDALAPGTNDMSVEEIYHAYAEMCREHGWKPLSERKLQNALGELMLTHHGLHRSHDIKRDGKSVRGFRGIAVKRDATEAP from the coding sequence ATGAGCGAACTCATCCAGTACGAAATCATGCCTTCGGCGGACGGTCGTGACGGTAATTCCTCACTTCCACCCGAGAACGAGCAGGTCAACACGCCTCTCGATGCCATTGAGCAGAGGGAAGGCGAATACTTTGAGGACACCGAGAAAACGGTGCTCCTCAACTGGACAGCCTTGGCTCAGAGGTACGCACAGCATGCTGGGGTGTGTTGGGACGACAACTCCCAGCAACTCCGCCAGTACAGTGAGGACACCGGCGTCTGGAAGCCTAAGAACTTCCATCAGGCCGTTCGAGAGGTTAATCAACTTGTGAAAACGCTTGCACGGGAGCGGGATATCCCCCTCTCGAAGCTCAATCACAAGGTGACCCCCCAGATGAGCAGCAAGGTCATCGAAACCCTGAAGGGCTACAGCTCCTTCGGCGATAACTTCGACCACGAACCTCGATTGCTGCTCGTGAAAAATGGGGTCCTGGATCTCTCAGGCTCCAAGCCCAAGCTCCGGGCGCCTCAGCCAGAAGACCGGTTTACGGCGCAGATGCCTGTGAACTTGAAACCGATGCTGCAATGTCCGCGTTGGGTGGAAGACCTGCTTAAACCGGCGCTGAAGCATGAGGATGACCTTCCTTTGCTTCAACGTGTTCTGGGAAGCATGCTCGTGGCGGGGAATCCGGCGCAGGGCATTCTCGTGCTCACTGGGAAGGGCGGCACTGGCAAAAGTACGGCTATCTCCGTATTCGAGGCCATTATTGGCACGCACCGGATGGCTCACCTGCGCACGGAACAGCTCTCTACCCGATTCGAGACGCACTCGTACCAGGGCAAAGATCTGCTGGTCGCGAAGGACGTCACACCTGACTTCCTTCAGAATGGGGGCTCGTCGCTAAAGTGGCTCACCGGGGCAGATCGCATTGAGACGGAACAGAAATTCGGAGGCAAGCACCATCTCGAAGGCAAGTTCAACGTCATCGTCACCGCCAACGAACTCCCCTTGCTCAAGATTGCAGGGGATGCCGAGGCGTGGCTTAGACGAATGATCCCCATCGAGTTCAGCAAGAGCCCCTCCGAACGCATCGCGAACTTCGATAAGGTGCTGCTGGAAGAAGAGGGAGACGGAATTCTGTGCTGGCTGGTTGAGGGCTACCTCGCGGCTAGGGAAGAAATTCTACGCACCGGATTCTTCAGCCTCACCGAGGAGCAAAAGACGCGCAGGCAGGACTTCGTCAATGCATCACAAAGCGAAGTGGTGTTTGTCCGCGATGCTCTGGCACCAGGGACGAACGACATGAGCGTCGAGGAGATCTATCACGCGTATGCGGAGATGTGTCGCGAACACGGGTGGAAGCCCCTGTCCGAGCGCAAGCTTCAAAACGCCTTAGGAGAGCTCATGTTAACCCATCATGGCCTGCATCGGAGCCATGACATCAAGCGGGATGGAAAGTCAGTCCGCGGTTTTCGCGGGATTGCCGTCAAGCGCGATGCGACAGAGGCACCGTAA
- a CDS encoding trypsin-like peptidase domain-containing protein — protein MNYYYVSSDSNVVGPMPEEAIRGLWRGGVLGDLSLVAREGSEEWRTFAETFETECRNKSKALSNPRRYGILIMACAGALICLGLIVAMSGLTIGHSANAPVPSLATPEPGEDVTKVKPLAPLPRAESPELKQSSQSEVMSSSNPSSISPGVAHHNTAPVRSEGNSPEARLDAKPSDPEDSPNLLAEWYDAGYHQGATVKKVYEAFGVTPETSKGGLFQILKSLGVEASEIRSDQRNACVEGYGHALASKPSAMEISPKQKASVLPRALRGYHLFKGELVEDDAGDFAGRARAATVIIFSLSNDSVGQGSGFFIAPGILLTNRHVVEDGERLRVRMPDRSFVAAELIRASTTADVALLRIELTNHPILKLSSSQEVKVGSNICAVGFPESFLLLESSGEFDKMEALKRLDSTSTYGRIGGRMTFDSTKCFHVDLNINHGNSGGPVVNTSGDVVGISTYGLGDRRGVQGLNYAIESDIARQFVRSVLPDLRID, from the coding sequence ATGAATTACTACTACGTCAGCAGTGATTCCAACGTGGTTGGTCCGATGCCGGAAGAGGCGATACGCGGCCTTTGGAGGGGTGGAGTTTTGGGCGATTTATCGCTAGTTGCTCGTGAGGGCTCTGAAGAATGGAGAACCTTTGCAGAGACTTTCGAAACGGAATGTAGGAACAAAAGCAAGGCGCTGTCGAACCCTAGACGGTATGGCATTTTGATTATGGCATGTGCGGGTGCACTTATCTGCCTGGGTCTTATTGTGGCCATGAGTGGTCTGACAATCGGGCACTCCGCTAACGCGCCAGTCCCTTCATTGGCGACTCCTGAGCCAGGGGAGGACGTCACAAAAGTGAAGCCTCTTGCTCCTCTGCCAAGAGCGGAATCCCCTGAGTTGAAACAGAGTTCTCAATCTGAGGTTATGTCGTCGAGTAATCCCAGTTCCATCTCTCCGGGAGTTGCACATCATAACACCGCGCCTGTACGGTCCGAGGGCAATTCACCTGAAGCACGACTAGACGCGAAGCCATCCGACCCTGAGGATTCGCCGAATTTGCTGGCAGAATGGTACGATGCTGGATATCACCAAGGTGCAACAGTAAAAAAAGTCTACGAGGCGTTTGGTGTGACGCCTGAAACGTCCAAGGGTGGTCTGTTCCAGATTCTCAAAAGCTTGGGGGTAGAAGCTTCTGAAATTCGCAGTGACCAAAGGAACGCTTGCGTAGAGGGATATGGTCATGCGCTGGCAAGCAAGCCTAGCGCAATGGAGATTTCACCAAAACAAAAGGCGTCTGTGCTTCCGCGTGCACTCAGGGGATACCATCTGTTCAAAGGTGAGCTTGTTGAAGATGACGCTGGAGACTTTGCTGGGCGCGCAAGGGCAGCCACGGTGATCATTTTCAGCTTGTCGAACGATTCAGTTGGACAGGGGTCGGGCTTTTTCATTGCGCCTGGAATTCTACTGACTAACCGTCACGTTGTCGAAGATGGAGAGAGGTTGCGAGTGCGAATGCCTGATCGGTCATTTGTTGCCGCGGAACTTATCAGGGCATCTACAACTGCTGATGTTGCGCTTCTGAGAATTGAGTTGACCAACCATCCCATTCTAAAGCTGTCTAGCTCACAGGAGGTCAAAGTCGGTTCGAACATCTGTGCGGTAGGCTTTCCCGAGTCTTTCTTGCTTCTTGAAAGTAGTGGCGAGTTTGATAAGATGGAAGCTCTTAAAAGGCTGGACTCTACAAGCACCTACGGACGAATTGGGGGAAGAATGACGTTTGACTCCACAAAATGCTTCCATGTGGATCTAAACATTAATCATGGCAACAGTGGTGGTCCGGTCGTCAATACAAGTGGAGATGTTGTGGGCATTAGTACCTACGGTTTAGGGGACAGAAGGGGAGTGCAAGGACTTAACTATGCGATAGAGAGCGACATAGCGCGACAGTTTGTTCGTAGCGTTTTGCCGGACCTTCGTATCGATTGA
- a CDS encoding endonuclease/exonuclease/phosphatase family protein, with the protein MTWNLEWFPGKKPNATQEQRDQHFLEVASVVPQFRADILILQEVRDLDSVEKLAKLLPGFEVHVVSSFKDQVGGVVGLQQIAILSRFKAEGAWAESWKRGWVNAPRGYAYAKLMVSGKPLHVYGIHLKSNLGDAIANTSKREDAVEQLLDHIKTQAKEGEAVVVGGDFNVSKEQSAHAGDTTLSKMELAGFFWSFEGVPLQDRITIPGNGRYPDACFDHLYLRDLGRPVAWVLKDIPGSDHFPVVVDVAVPW; encoded by the coding sequence GTGACCTGGAATCTGGAGTGGTTCCCAGGAAAGAAGCCGAACGCGACCCAAGAACAAAGGGATCAGCACTTCTTGGAAGTTGCCTCCGTGGTTCCTCAATTCCGCGCCGACATCCTCATCCTTCAGGAGGTCCGTGACTTGGATTCAGTGGAAAAGTTGGCAAAGCTTCTTCCGGGGTTTGAAGTCCATGTGGTAAGCAGTTTTAAAGACCAAGTAGGAGGAGTGGTGGGGCTTCAACAGATTGCCATCCTTTCTCGTTTCAAGGCCGAAGGTGCCTGGGCAGAATCATGGAAGCGGGGGTGGGTCAATGCTCCGAGAGGGTACGCCTACGCCAAGCTGATGGTCTCTGGGAAGCCGTTGCACGTGTATGGAATCCATCTCAAAAGCAACCTGGGTGACGCCATTGCCAATACGTCAAAGCGCGAAGACGCCGTGGAACAATTGCTGGATCACATCAAGACCCAGGCCAAGGAGGGAGAAGCTGTAGTGGTCGGCGGAGACTTCAACGTGTCCAAGGAACAGTCTGCGCATGCCGGCGATACCACTCTGTCGAAAATGGAGCTGGCTGGGTTTTTCTGGAGTTTCGAAGGGGTGCCGCTCCAGGACAGAATCACCATTCCGGGAAACGGAAGATACCCGGATGCTTGCTTTGACCATCTTTACCTAAGGGACCTTGGTAGACCTGTGGCGTGGGTGCTCAAGGATATCCCTGGAAGCGATCATTTTCCGGTGGTGGTGGACGTCGCTGTACCATGGTAA